A single genomic interval of Corallococcus macrosporus harbors:
- a CDS encoding carbohydrate binding domain-containing protein: MTNTIRRAFAALLTLTCLGALTAQAATGVQGPVPPAFQNRLMVGLFEEAGQNWMRDSDVPWDARYRYFTKGWVDNWGYGARDGSWAASFFTETKSQGFVPVVTYYQLFAEPGGGEGETLAKLKNASTMRSYFEDVKLLLQRAKTFGSPVIVHVEPDAVGLLQFQTASNPNAYAAIAASGMPELAGLPNTVAGWSLAFLQLRKAVGANNVVLGLHISAWASGKDIAFNSLTDPLQPEVDKVVNFLKPLGLGTNVTGATYDVIVGDPLDRDADFYRLTQGADHTWDMSDSASLTSRSYNRYAEWLRLWNQTSGKRWVLWQIPLGNSNHLNINNGGGARQGYKDNRTEYFFGTSGDAHRRKFANVGVVALMFGAGAGGQSSYQNDQATDGQPYLKKRAGVFLNAGGLFLPAEGTTLPPPGGGSTDGGTVDAGTPPVDGGTDGGTRPDGGTDGGTRPDGGVDGGVDGGTRPDAGTDAGTGSSDAGTPGDTSKYGFESSTQGWSAGGPALSSVSTTTAKAYAGTRSLAVPFNGASGQGTVAVANAAVSSGKTVTFRFWLPTSSKITGVQPYAVEGAAANWRWTGNWIAVGSLKAGAWNTLTLKLPSGSTTPLYQLGVEFQTTGTWKGTAYLDAVSW; encoded by the coding sequence ATGACCAACACCATTCGACGCGCCTTCGCGGCGCTGCTGACGCTGACGTGTCTCGGGGCGCTGACCGCCCAGGCCGCCACGGGTGTGCAGGGGCCCGTGCCCCCGGCCTTCCAGAATCGCTTGATGGTGGGCCTCTTCGAAGAGGCCGGCCAGAACTGGATGCGAGACAGCGACGTTCCGTGGGACGCGCGCTACCGCTACTTCACCAAGGGCTGGGTGGACAACTGGGGCTACGGCGCCCGCGACGGCAGCTGGGCGGCCAGCTTCTTCACGGAGACGAAGTCGCAGGGCTTCGTCCCCGTCGTCACCTACTACCAGCTCTTCGCGGAGCCGGGCGGCGGCGAGGGAGAGACGCTGGCGAAGCTGAAGAACGCCAGCACCATGCGCAGCTACTTCGAGGACGTGAAGCTGCTCCTCCAGCGCGCGAAGACCTTCGGCAGCCCGGTCATCGTGCACGTGGAGCCGGACGCGGTCGGCCTCCTCCAGTTCCAGACGGCCTCCAACCCCAACGCGTACGCCGCCATCGCCGCGTCGGGCATGCCGGAGCTCGCGGGCCTGCCCAACACCGTCGCCGGGTGGAGCCTGGCGTTCCTCCAACTGCGCAAGGCCGTGGGCGCGAACAACGTCGTGCTGGGCCTGCACATCTCCGCGTGGGCCAGCGGCAAGGACATCGCGTTCAACTCGCTGACGGATCCGCTCCAGCCGGAGGTGGACAAGGTCGTCAACTTCCTCAAGCCGCTGGGGCTGGGCACCAACGTCACCGGCGCCACCTACGACGTCATCGTGGGCGACCCGCTGGACCGCGACGCGGACTTCTACCGGCTCACGCAGGGCGCGGATCACACCTGGGACATGAGCGATTCCGCGTCCCTCACGTCGCGCTCGTACAACCGCTATGCGGAGTGGCTGCGCCTGTGGAACCAGACGTCCGGCAAGCGCTGGGTGCTGTGGCAGATCCCGCTGGGCAACTCCAACCACCTCAACATCAACAACGGTGGCGGTGCGCGCCAGGGCTACAAGGACAACCGCACCGAGTACTTCTTCGGCACCAGCGGTGACGCGCACCGGCGCAAGTTCGCCAACGTGGGCGTCGTCGCCCTGATGTTCGGCGCGGGCGCGGGCGGTCAGAGTTCCTACCAGAACGACCAGGCCACCGACGGCCAGCCGTACCTGAAGAAGCGCGCGGGGGTGTTCCTCAACGCGGGCGGCCTCTTCCTGCCCGCGGAGGGCACCACGCTTCCGCCCCCGGGTGGCGGCTCCACCGATGGTGGCACCGTGGACGCCGGCACCCCGCCGGTGGACGGTGGCACCGACGGCGGCACCCGCCCTGACGGTGGCACTGACGGCGGCACCCGTCCGGATGGGGGCGTCGACGGCGGCGTGGACGGCGGGACGCGTCCGGATGCCGGCACCGACGCGGGCACCGGCTCCTCCGACGCGGGCACCCCGGGCGACACGTCGAAGTACGGCTTCGAGTCCAGCACGCAGGGCTGGAGCGCGGGCGGCCCCGCCCTGTCGTCCGTGAGCACGACGACGGCGAAGGCCTACGCGGGCACCCGCTCGCTGGCCGTGCCCTTCAACGGCGCGTCCGGCCAGGGCACGGTGGCCGTGGCCAACGCGGCCGTGTCGTCCGGCAAGACGGTGACGTTCCGGTTCTGGCTGCCCACGAGCAGCAAGATCACCGGCGTCCAGCCCTATGCCGTGGAAGGCGCGGCCGCGAACTGGCGCTGGACGGGCAACTGGATCGCTGTCGGCAGCCTCAAGGCCGGCGCCTGGAACACCCTCACCTTGAAGCTGCCCTCCGGCTCCACCACCCCGCTGTACCAGCTGGGCGTGGAGTTCCAGACGACGGGCACGTGGAAGGGGACGGCGTACCTCGACGCCGTCAGCTGGTAG
- a CDS encoding vWA domain-containing protein encodes MSPFFSKRRVSFVSGALLCASLVSACSSMEPAQQSATRGELRPQAVATTETAPADEPRALMAPPPPPSTPAPAPVAAKKRRDANVASAPSPEYEMAAEAPAASDSLMAAEPAQRRASPGKQSMAAMSAASGALTLGGAAAPMTVAQPKEKSKMELGDDKSVAEGGNTFEAYKPNAFTETAKDNLSTFAADVDTASYSMARRYLQQGQLPPTQAVRVEEFVNYFKYRYTPPEEGAFTVHLEGAPSPFNARRQFVRVGVQGKVVSRSQRKPAHLVFLVDTSGSMASSDKLPLAIESIKVAVKNLNENDTVALVTYAGSTRDVLSPTPATDVKKIHAALDTLVAGGGTAMGSGMETAYKHAVKKAAAGVVSRVVVLTDGDANIGPNLSPKAMLASVQKYVSEGVTLTTVGFGMGNYHDSLMEQLADKGNGNSFYVDSMKEARKVFETQLTGTLEVIAKDVKFQVEFNPKAVSRYRLMGYENRDIADKDFRDDKVDAGEIGAGHTVTALYEVELTGDAPQELATVRIRAKAPNGTEAKEQAFPLTRANLKPSMEAASQDFRFAVAVAATADILRAAPAAEGWSLATTQKLAEGAVGGDSDRTEFVRLIGQARALTTASASGR; translated from the coding sequence ATGTCCCCGTTCTTCTCGAAGCGCCGCGTGTCCTTCGTCAGTGGTGCCCTCCTCTGCGCCAGCCTCGTGAGCGCGTGCTCCTCCATGGAGCCGGCGCAGCAGAGCGCGACGCGCGGGGAACTGCGCCCCCAGGCCGTCGCGACCACCGAGACCGCTCCCGCTGACGAGCCCCGTGCGCTGATGGCGCCCCCGCCGCCGCCCTCCACCCCGGCCCCGGCCCCGGTCGCGGCCAAGAAGCGCCGTGACGCCAACGTCGCGTCGGCGCCCTCCCCTGAGTACGAGATGGCCGCCGAAGCCCCGGCTGCTTCCGACAGCCTCATGGCCGCGGAGCCGGCGCAGCGCCGCGCGTCGCCCGGGAAGCAGTCCATGGCCGCCATGAGCGCGGCCTCCGGCGCCCTCACCCTGGGCGGAGCCGCCGCCCCGATGACGGTCGCGCAGCCGAAGGAGAAGTCCAAGATGGAGCTGGGCGACGACAAGAGCGTCGCCGAGGGCGGCAACACCTTCGAGGCCTACAAGCCCAACGCCTTCACGGAGACGGCGAAGGACAACCTGTCCACCTTCGCGGCGGACGTGGACACGGCCTCCTATTCCATGGCGCGGCGCTACCTGCAGCAGGGCCAGCTGCCCCCCACCCAGGCGGTGCGCGTGGAGGAGTTCGTCAACTACTTCAAGTACCGCTACACGCCGCCCGAGGAAGGCGCCTTCACGGTGCACCTGGAGGGCGCGCCGTCGCCCTTCAACGCGCGCCGCCAGTTCGTGCGTGTGGGCGTGCAGGGCAAGGTCGTCTCCCGCTCGCAGCGCAAGCCCGCGCACCTGGTGTTCCTGGTGGACACCAGCGGCTCCATGGCGTCCTCGGACAAGCTGCCCCTGGCCATCGAGTCCATCAAGGTCGCGGTGAAGAACCTCAACGAGAACGACACCGTGGCGCTCGTCACCTACGCGGGCTCCACGCGGGACGTGCTGTCCCCCACGCCCGCCACGGACGTGAAGAAGATCCACGCGGCGCTGGACACGTTGGTCGCGGGCGGCGGCACGGCCATGGGCTCCGGCATGGAGACGGCCTACAAGCACGCGGTGAAGAAGGCCGCGGCCGGCGTGGTGTCCCGCGTGGTGGTGCTCACCGACGGTGACGCCAACATCGGCCCCAACCTCAGCCCCAAGGCCATGCTGGCCAGCGTGCAGAAGTACGTGTCCGAGGGCGTCACCCTCACCACGGTGGGCTTCGGCATGGGCAACTACCACGACTCGCTGATGGAGCAGCTGGCCGACAAGGGAAACGGCAACAGCTTCTACGTGGACAGCATGAAGGAAGCGCGCAAGGTCTTCGAGACGCAGCTCACCGGCACGCTGGAGGTCATCGCGAAGGACGTGAAGTTCCAGGTGGAGTTCAACCCGAAGGCCGTCAGCCGCTACCGCCTGATGGGCTACGAGAACCGGGACATCGCGGACAAGGACTTCCGCGACGACAAGGTGGACGCGGGCGAGATTGGCGCGGGCCACACCGTGACGGCGCTCTACGAGGTGGAGCTCACGGGCGACGCGCCGCAGGAGCTGGCCACGGTGCGCATCCGCGCCAAGGCGCCCAACGGCACGGAGGCGAAGGAGCAGGCCTTCCCGCTCACCCGCGCCAACCTCAAGCCGTCCATGGAGGCCGCGTCCCAGGACTTCCGCTTCGCCGTCGCCGTGGCCGCCACCGCGGACATCCTCCGCGCCGCGCCCGCCGCGGAGGGCTGGAGCCTGGCCACCACGCAGAAGCTGGCGGAGGGCGCCGTGGGCGGTGATTCCGACCGCACCGAGTTCGTCCGCCTCATCGGCCAGGCCCGCGCGCTGACCACCGCGTCCGCCAGCGGCCGCTAG
- a CDS encoding expansin EXLX1 family cellulose-binding protein: MSLGSEQKGIATFYDANGGGNCSFEPGGDMMVAAMNQAQYDNSAVCGECVDIVGPKGTVRVRIVDQCPDCDKGHLDLSRQAFDKVAEAKDGRVDITWTPVSCDVAGPVEYHFKNGSNPWWTAIQVRNHRLPIKKLEWKRDGDWKALERQSYNYFVFEGIGEGRFQLRVTASDGQQLVDTVEKVLDDDSVDGAEQFAPQK; the protein is encoded by the coding sequence GTGAGCCTGGGCTCCGAGCAGAAAGGGATTGCGACCTTCTACGACGCGAACGGGGGCGGCAACTGCTCCTTCGAGCCCGGCGGCGACATGATGGTGGCCGCGATGAACCAGGCCCAGTACGACAACAGCGCCGTCTGCGGCGAGTGCGTGGACATCGTCGGGCCCAAGGGCACCGTGCGCGTGCGCATCGTCGACCAGTGCCCTGACTGCGACAAGGGCCACCTGGACCTGTCGCGCCAGGCCTTCGACAAGGTGGCGGAGGCGAAGGACGGCCGCGTGGACATCACCTGGACGCCCGTGTCCTGCGACGTGGCCGGCCCGGTGGAGTACCACTTCAAGAACGGCAGCAACCCGTGGTGGACGGCCATCCAGGTGCGCAACCACCGGCTGCCCATCAAGAAGCTGGAGTGGAAGCGCGACGGCGACTGGAAGGCGCTGGAGCGCCAGAGCTACAACTACTTCGTCTTCGAGGGCATCGGCGAGGGCCGATTCCAGCTGCGCGTCACCGCCAGCGACGGGCAGCAGCTGGTGGACACCGTGGAGAAGGTGCTCGACGACGACAGCGTGGACGGGGCGGAGCAGTTCGCGCCCCAGAAGTGA
- a CDS encoding VOC family protein, translating to METTRPFRILGIQQIAIGGLDKGALRKLWVDTLGLQAHGTYRSDKENVDEDIVVAGAGPFKVEVDLMQPVNPDGRPKVHDPALNHVGLWVDDLAVAVKWLEGQGMRFTPGGIRKGAAGFDVCFIHPKASDQFPLSGEGVLIELVQAPPEIIRAFEQAAASATH from the coding sequence ATGGAGACGACACGACCGTTCCGGATTCTGGGCATCCAGCAGATCGCGATTGGCGGGCTCGACAAGGGCGCCCTGCGCAAGCTGTGGGTGGACACCCTGGGCCTCCAGGCCCATGGCACCTACCGCAGCGACAAGGAGAACGTGGACGAGGACATCGTCGTGGCGGGCGCGGGCCCCTTCAAGGTGGAGGTGGACTTGATGCAGCCCGTCAACCCCGACGGCCGTCCCAAGGTGCACGACCCGGCGCTCAACCACGTGGGCCTGTGGGTGGACGACCTGGCGGTGGCCGTCAAGTGGCTGGAGGGGCAGGGCATGCGCTTCACGCCCGGCGGCATCCGCAAGGGCGCGGCGGGCTTCGACGTCTGCTTCATCCACCCCAAGGCGAGTGATCAGTTCCCGCTGAGCGGCGAGGGCGTGCTGATTGAACTCGTGCAGGCCCCGCCGGAGATCATCCGCGCCTTCGAACAGGCCGCTGCCAGCGCGACGCACTGA
- a CDS encoding heparan-alpha-glucosaminide N-acetyltransferase domain-containing protein — protein MSTLPSAAPVSRERVRAIDWLRGLSVLVMIQTHSLVLLTPELRKSEWTGRLLKVDGLVAPAFIFSAGFALALLMVRSAAAGVLHERVPRNLRRIAEVFAVAALVNAVWFPIRTEPVWLLRLDILHCVGLCLIITLPLAALLASRPRVLAGTAFALAMVAFALAPFSDSAGEPWASFLRKSSWAPFPLVPWIGFAWLGAFAGSIAGAWGRKGLARALGFLIALGLLGTLLPGVLNNLYPPHRFFVTNPSNSATRFMWVCAVLLVMLWVEGRLAPDAKPSRARRFFEVFGTSSLSAYFFHEMLLYYRLFGVFSFQKVWGDSSGWLKYAGLLALLIACTFVLCVAWDPLERAVKKGFTRAGQWLLSASRWQRPVRRRG, from the coding sequence GTGAGCACCCTGCCCTCCGCCGCCCCCGTCTCCCGCGAGCGCGTGCGCGCCATCGACTGGCTGCGCGGCCTCTCCGTCCTCGTGATGATCCAGACCCACTCGCTCGTGCTGCTCACCCCCGAGCTGCGCAAGAGCGAGTGGACCGGCCGGCTGCTCAAGGTCGACGGGCTGGTGGCCCCCGCGTTCATCTTCTCCGCCGGGTTCGCGCTGGCGCTGCTGATGGTGCGCAGCGCCGCCGCGGGCGTGCTGCACGAGCGCGTGCCCCGCAACCTGCGCCGCATCGCGGAGGTGTTCGCCGTCGCCGCGCTCGTCAACGCCGTGTGGTTCCCCATCCGCACCGAGCCCGTGTGGCTGCTGCGCCTGGACATCCTCCACTGCGTGGGCCTGTGTCTGATCATCACCCTGCCCCTGGCCGCGCTGCTCGCCTCGCGCCCGCGCGTGCTCGCGGGCACCGCGTTCGCGCTGGCCATGGTGGCGTTCGCGCTGGCGCCCTTCAGCGACTCCGCGGGCGAGCCCTGGGCGTCCTTCCTGCGCAAGTCCTCCTGGGCGCCCTTCCCGCTGGTGCCGTGGATTGGCTTCGCGTGGCTGGGCGCCTTCGCGGGCAGCATCGCGGGCGCGTGGGGCCGCAAGGGGCTGGCGCGGGCCCTGGGCTTCCTCATCGCGCTGGGCCTGCTGGGGACGCTGCTGCCCGGCGTGCTCAACAACCTCTACCCGCCGCACCGCTTCTTCGTCACCAACCCGTCCAACTCCGCCACCCGCTTCATGTGGGTCTGCGCGGTGCTGCTGGTGATGCTCTGGGTGGAGGGACGGCTGGCACCGGACGCGAAGCCCTCACGGGCCCGCCGCTTCTTCGAGGTCTTCGGCACCTCGTCGCTGTCCGCGTACTTCTTCCACGAGATGCTGCTGTACTACCGCCTCTTCGGCGTCTTCTCGTTCCAGAAGGTGTGGGGCGACTCCAGCGGGTGGCTGAAGTACGCCGGTCTGCTCGCGCTGCTCATCGCGTGCACGTTCGTGCTGTGCGTCGCGTGGGATCCGCTGGAGCGCGCGGTGAAGAAGGGCTTCACGCGCGCGGGCCAGTGGCTGCTCAGTGCGTCGCGCTGGCAGCGGCCTGTTCGAAGGCGCGGATGA